The following coding sequences lie in one Arachis ipaensis cultivar K30076 chromosome B03, Araip1.1, whole genome shotgun sequence genomic window:
- the LOC107631935 gene encoding senescence/dehydration-associated protein At3g51250-like has protein sequence MPTGVETSPFYLQKGVSFRISITNNYSSMDSFSQKPKPRNSHYPEVIDSNLEANSSFQKPNHQQQSSLYPSLDVDDLSDLVQTLFPRNDTRSSDGSVHSPSAPPAATEEVFIRIPGAILNLVDTHYSVELASGDFSIIRLRQGDSAVAVDACVADKIQWPLAKDETAVKVDDFHYFFSFRPPKGSESNSDSDEEDQRSRG, from the coding sequence ATGCCTACTGGCGTTGAAACGTCGCCGTTTTATCTTCAAAAGGGGGTAAGTTTCCGAATTTCGATCACAAACAACTATTCATCAATGGATTCTTTCTCCCAAAAACCTAAACCCAGAAACTCTCACTACCCAGAAGTAATTGATTCCAACCTCGAAGCCAATTCGTCCTTCCAAAAACCTAATCATCAACAGCAGAGTTCTCTCTATCCTTCCCTTGACGTTGATGACCTCAGCGACCTTGTCCAAACCCTATTTCCCCGAAATGACACCAGAAGCAGCGATGGCAGTGTTCATTCGCCGTCTGCTCCACCGGCCGCTACCGAGGAGGTCTTCATCAGGATCCCCGGCGCCATCCTCAACCTCGTCGACACCCACTACAGCGTCGAGCTCGCTTCCGGCGACTTCTCCATCATCCGCCTCCGGCAGGGTGACAGCGCCGTCGCCGTTGACGCCTGCGTTGCCGACAAGATCCAATGGCCCCTCGCCAAGGACGAAACTGCCGTCAAGGTCGACGACTTTCACTACTTTTTCTCCTTCCGACCTCCCAAGGGCTCCGAATCCAATTCCGATTCCGACGAAGAAGATCAGCGTAGCCGCGGGTAA